From the genome of Halobellus litoreus, one region includes:
- a CDS encoding ABC transporter ATP-binding protein, translating into MSDTPLLKVENLKTQFFTDAGTVRAVDSVSFTVERGEIVGLVGESGAGKSVAVQSILRLVDSPGRIVGGEITFDGKTIVGFEEDTDETENPVRREEMLSDSEMRSQIRGNEIALIFQDPMESLNPVFTVGEQLCEFIELNRGLTGKDVRERAIEILREVGIPQPDERFDDYPHQFSGGMRQRVLIAMALGCEPKLIIADEPTTALDVTVEGQIIDLVYDLQKEYDTSFLWVTHDMGIVAEICDRVNVMYLGELIERAGVDDLFYDPQHPYTEALLNSIPRPNQAGELQPLKGSMPEAIDPPSGCRFHDRCPDATEACTRTHPNLRRVTEDEQWAACIKHDVFEAGYETSRQLSSEGVSVVGENSE; encoded by the coding sequence ATGAGTGACACTCCACTGCTGAAAGTTGAGAACCTGAAGACACAGTTTTTCACGGACGCCGGAACCGTCCGTGCGGTCGACAGTGTTTCCTTTACTGTCGAGCGCGGAGAGATCGTCGGACTCGTCGGCGAGTCTGGGGCCGGCAAAAGTGTTGCCGTTCAAAGCATCCTTCGCCTCGTCGATTCCCCCGGACGTATCGTCGGTGGCGAGATCACATTCGACGGGAAGACTATTGTCGGATTCGAAGAAGACACCGACGAGACAGAGAACCCGGTTAGACGTGAAGAGATGCTCTCGGACTCGGAGATGCGTTCACAGATCCGCGGCAACGAGATCGCGCTCATCTTCCAGGATCCGATGGAGAGTCTCAATCCGGTGTTCACGGTCGGTGAGCAACTCTGTGAGTTCATCGAACTCAATCGGGGGCTCACCGGGAAAGACGTACGCGAACGTGCGATCGAAATCCTCCGCGAAGTGGGAATCCCTCAGCCCGACGAACGGTTCGACGATTACCCGCACCAGTTCTCGGGAGGGATGCGCCAGCGGGTCCTCATTGCGATGGCGCTTGGCTGCGAGCCGAAGCTTATCATCGCAGACGAGCCCACGACTGCACTAGACGTGACGGTTGAGGGGCAGATCATCGACCTCGTATACGATCTCCAGAAGGAGTACGACACGAGTTTCCTCTGGGTGACTCACGATATGGGTATCGTCGCGGAGATCTGCGACCGGGTCAACGTGATGTACCTCGGAGAGCTAATCGAGCGTGCAGGGGTCGATGATCTGTTCTATGACCCACAGCATCCATACACCGAGGCTCTATTGAACTCGATTCCTCGTCCGAACCAGGCTGGCGAGCTACAGCCGCTGAAAGGGTCGATGCCGGAAGCGATCGATCCGCCGTCTGGCTGTCGGTTTCACGACCGCTGTCCCGACGCAACCGAAGCCTGTACCCGGACGCATCCGAACCTCCGGCGAGTCACCGAAGACGAGCAGTGGGCAGCCTGCATCAAACACGATGTGTTCGAGGCGGGCTATGAGACGAGCCGTCAACTCTCATCCGAGGGGGTTTCTGTGGTAGGTGAGAACAGTGAGTAG
- a CDS encoding ABC transporter ATP-binding protein yields MRTVSRSETDPLVRISGLSKHFNNSSGLFGGYEFSPDGLSFPFEYDPDVVRAVDDVSFQIDRGETLGLVGESGCGKSTLARVVLQLLRPTEGDIYFDDDNLADLSDEALRQRRKDIQIIFQDPQSSLDPRMKVGSIIEEPMQAHGMYDADGREERTKELLDAVGLEPQYYDRYPHEFSGGQRQRVNLARALSVDPEFVVLDEPTSALDVSIQAQILNTLDDLQDEFGLTYLFISHDLSVIRHISDRVAVMYLGEIVEIGDVEVLFEDPKHPYTRALLSSIPVPDPRNRGQRSVLVGDVPSPINPPSGCRFRTRCPSLIAPEEYDLSEDEWTNVRDFTRAVDRRSFDAEDVDSVYERFLDGPLSDSTCESVVYEAIELIVTDRWEEASELLRRQFAAKSICANTAPSLEQSGDNDPSREVACHLHQPNESLTTNQETGGRM; encoded by the coding sequence GTGAGAACAGTGAGTAGATCAGAAACAGATCCGCTGGTCCGTATCTCAGGTCTGTCAAAGCACTTTAACAACTCAAGTGGGTTGTTTGGCGGATACGAGTTTTCACCGGACGGATTGAGCTTTCCGTTCGAGTACGATCCGGACGTGGTCCGCGCTGTCGATGACGTTTCTTTCCAGATCGATCGGGGGGAAACGCTCGGCTTAGTAGGCGAATCAGGCTGTGGGAAGTCGACGCTCGCCCGCGTCGTCCTGCAGCTCCTGCGACCCACCGAGGGAGACATTTACTTCGATGATGACAATCTTGCAGACCTGAGTGACGAGGCGCTCCGCCAGCGACGGAAGGACATCCAGATTATCTTTCAGGATCCGCAGTCGAGCCTGGATCCTCGGATGAAGGTCGGATCAATCATCGAAGAACCAATGCAGGCCCACGGGATGTACGACGCTGACGGCCGCGAGGAGCGAACCAAAGAGCTCCTGGATGCCGTCGGGTTGGAACCGCAGTATTATGACCGCTATCCCCACGAGTTCTCCGGCGGACAGCGTCAACGAGTCAACCTCGCGCGGGCGCTTTCGGTTGATCCAGAGTTCGTCGTCCTCGATGAACCGACGAGTGCGTTGGACGTCTCGATCCAGGCACAGATATTGAACACGCTGGACGATCTCCAAGACGAGTTCGGCCTGACGTACTTGTTCATCAGTCACGACCTCTCCGTTATCCGGCATATCAGCGATCGTGTCGCGGTGATGTATCTCGGCGAGATTGTCGAGATCGGAGACGTAGAGGTCCTCTTCGAGGATCCGAAGCATCCGTACACGAGAGCACTGCTATCTTCGATTCCCGTTCCGGACCCGCGTAATAGGGGACAACGAAGCGTGTTAGTGGGTGACGTTCCCAGTCCGATTAATCCCCCGAGTGGCTGTCGGTTCCGCACACGCTGTCCATCCCTCATTGCACCCGAAGAATACGACCTGAGTGAGGACGAGTGGACCAACGTTAGGGATTTCACCCGGGCCGTTGACCGACGCTCCTTCGATGCTGAAGATGTTGACTCCGTCTACGAGCGCTTTCTCGACGGCCCTCTCTCGGATTCGACGTGTGAAAGTGTGGTGTACGAGGCGATCGAGCTCATTGTCACCGATCGCTGGGAGGAGGCGTCTGAGCTGCTACGGCGCCAGTTTGCTGCAAAGAGCATCTGTGCGAACACAGCCCCGTCGCTCGAACAGTCCGGAGATAACGATCCCAGTCGGGAGGTTGCGTGTCACCTCCACCAACCGAATGAGAGTCTCACGACAAATCAAGAAACGGGCGGGAGGATGTAG